Proteins from one Desulfonema limicola genomic window:
- a CDS encoding TRAP transporter small permease subunit: protein MLNKISNAIDIFNKKQGDIASMLIFPLLGVVIYEVFMRYAFNSPTTWGFEVTAFLYGLHYMFGMAYTEVHDGHVRVDIFTARLPKKWQEIMSAFTACVFFLPVMTCMTIWSFKFAATSAAGLERNSTSWGPHIWPFKILMAVTFLFLLIQGISGLLKNINAIFGKNQ, encoded by the coding sequence ATGTTAAATAAAATATCAAACGCAATTGACATTTTCAACAAAAAGCAGGGAGACATTGCATCAATGCTCATATTCCCGCTTCTTGGTGTTGTTATTTACGAAGTGTTTATGCGGTATGCATTCAATTCTCCCACTACCTGGGGATTTGAAGTAACAGCATTTCTTTACGGTCTGCATTATATGTTTGGTATGGCATATACAGAGGTGCATGACGGTCATGTAAGGGTAGATATTTTCACAGCCCGACTGCCCAAAAAATGGCAGGAAATTATGAGTGCCTTTACTGCATGCGTCTTTTTTCTGCCTGTGATGACATGTATGACCATCTGGTCTTTCAAGTTTGCAGCAACTTCTGCTGCAGGACTGGAACGCAATTCAACAAGCTGGGGTCCCCACATATGGCCTTTTAAGATTCTTATGGCAGTTACATTTCTCTTTCTCCTTATCCAGGGAATTTCCGGTCTTCTTAAAAATATAAATGCAATTTTTGGCAAAAACCAATAA
- a CDS encoding TRAP transporter large permease — MSVEFLTVAMFAALILAITLGHPLAYTLAAVATIFGLIDNGFNIPGLFDMFVNNSWGLMDNYVLVAIPLFILMAQLLDRSKVSDALFEALYVVLGSIKGGLGLAVVVVCTVFAATTGIIGASVVAMGLLGTPALLSKGYQKEMSSGIICAAGTLGILIPPSIMLVVYGGLTGLKETSVGNLFAGAIFPGMILASLYFLYIFIRCNINPKLGPPISKEEAGKFSAAQKWGMTLKSLIPPMALILAVMGTILAGVATPTEAAGLGATGALVLAFFNKKLNWEVLKQASFSTLKTTSMVMMLFIGGKFFSTVFLSMGGGDVVADTLIGSGLNRWLVLFIMMFIVFIMGMFIDWAAILLVTVPIFMPIAMELDFNPLWFSMLMCVNLQTSFLTPPFGYALFYFKGVAPPEYTMMHIYKGIMPFVLLQGVGLAILCLFPGLVTWLPSIFFGG, encoded by the coding sequence ATGAGTGTTGAATTTCTCACAGTGGCAATGTTTGCCGCCCTTATCCTTGCCATAACCCTGGGGCATCCCCTTGCTTATACACTTGCAGCAGTTGCTACAATTTTTGGTCTTATTGACAATGGATTTAATATCCCCGGTCTTTTTGACATGTTTGTCAATAATTCCTGGGGACTTATGGATAATTATGTTCTGGTTGCCATTCCACTTTTTATCCTTATGGCCCAGCTTCTGGACAGATCCAAGGTTTCAGATGCTCTTTTTGAAGCACTTTATGTTGTTTTAGGCAGTATTAAAGGCGGACTCGGTCTGGCTGTTGTCGTTGTATGTACTGTTTTTGCTGCCACAACAGGTATTATCGGCGCTTCTGTTGTTGCAATGGGGCTTTTAGGAACTCCTGCCCTTTTAAGCAAAGGCTATCAAAAGGAAATGTCCAGCGGTATTATCTGTGCTGCCGGAACATTGGGAATTCTTATTCCTCCAAGCATCATGCTTGTTGTTTATGGAGGTCTTACAGGACTTAAAGAAACATCAGTAGGCAACCTGTTTGCAGGAGCCATATTTCCTGGCATGATACTTGCCTCACTTTATTTTCTCTACATATTTATAAGATGCAATATTAATCCAAAGCTGGGACCCCCAATTTCAAAGGAAGAGGCTGGAAAATTTTCAGCAGCACAAAAATGGGGAATGACCCTTAAATCCCTTATTCCCCCAATGGCATTGATTTTAGCAGTTATGGGAACAATTTTAGCAGGTGTTGCAACACCAACAGAAGCAGCAGGACTGGGAGCAACAGGGGCGCTGGTACTTGCTTTTTTTAACAAAAAACTTAATTGGGAGGTATTAAAACAGGCAAGCTTTTCCACATTAAAAACAACATCTATGGTTATGATGCTTTTTATTGGCGGTAAATTTTTCAGCACCGTGTTTCTGAGCATGGGCGGAGGCGATGTTGTTGCCGATACCCTTATTGGAAGCGGTCTTAACCGCTGGCTGGTTCTTTTTATCATGATGTTTATAGTGTTTATAATGGGCATGTTCATTGACTGGGCTGCCATCCTGCTTGTTACTGTTCCTATTTTCATGCCAATAGCAATGGAACTGGATTTTAATCCTTTATGGTTTTCCATGCTCATGTGCGTTAATCTCCAGACATCTTTTCTCACTCCTCCTTTTGGTTATGCCCTGTTTTATTTTAAAGGAGTTGCTCCTCCTGAATATACTATGATGCATATTTACAAAGGAATAATGCCTTTTGTTCTTCTTCAGGGTGTGGGACTTGCAATTCTCTGTTTATTTCCAGGACTGGTAACATGGCTGCCTTCAATCTTCTTTGGCGGATAA
- a CDS encoding addiction module protein, whose translation MSKSLLEQALRLKPHEKFAIIEGLLQSLDEPNKNLDEIWAIEAQKRLEAYRNGTLKGVPMEKIFENQIIGQTGKKSENRNKS comes from the coding sequence ATGAGTAAAAGTCTGCTAGAACAGGCTCTAAGGCTTAAACCTCATGAAAAATTTGCAATCATTGAGGGCTTGCTGCAAAGTCTGGATGAACCAAATAAAAATCTTGATGAAATATGGGCAATTGAAGCTCAAAAAAGACTGGAAGCTTATAGGAATGGAACATTGAAAGGTGTTCCAATGGAAAAGATTTTTGAAAACCAGATTATTGGACAGACAGGCAAAAAATCTGAAAACAGGAATAAATCATGA
- a CDS encoding (Fe-S)-binding protein, which yields MNKNRPEKVYFFGTCLIDMSYPEAGMAGIRLIQREGVKVIFPPDQSCCGQPAYNSGFPEEAKAVARKQIEIFNKDYPIVVPSGSCAGMMKHHYPKLFENDPDIKRVRAFSSRIYELTEFLVHVLKIKLADKGEPVTAAWHSSCHAAREMKVIEDSKSLIRQLKNVRLKELENEHQCCGFGGTFSIKHPDISSAMVKDKIEDIKNTGASIVLSGDCGCLMNITGAMDYHKISIKGQHIAQFIWERINGE from the coding sequence ATGAATAAAAACCGTCCTGAAAAAGTATATTTTTTTGGAACATGCCTTATTGACATGTCTTATCCAGAGGCTGGAATGGCAGGAATCCGCCTTATTCAAAGGGAAGGGGTCAAGGTTATCTTTCCCCCGGATCAGTCCTGCTGCGGACAGCCTGCTTATAACTCCGGCTTTCCTGAAGAAGCCAAAGCTGTTGCAAGAAAACAGATAGAGATTTTTAATAAAGATTATCCCATTGTTGTTCCTTCTGGGTCATGTGCTGGAATGATGAAACATCATTATCCAAAACTTTTTGAAAATGACCCTGACATAAAAAGGGTCAGGGCTTTTTCATCAAGAATATACGAACTTACTGAATTTCTGGTTCATGTTCTAAAAATCAAGCTTGCAGATAAGGGAGAGCCTGTAACTGCTGCCTGGCATTCTTCCTGCCATGCTGCAAGGGAAATGAAGGTTATTGAGGATTCAAAATCCCTTATACGCCAGCTTAAAAATGTCCGGCTCAAGGAACTGGAAAACGAACATCAATGCTGCGGATTCGGCGGAACCTTTTCAATAAAACACCCTGATATTTCATCAGCAATGGTAAAAGACAAGATTGAAGATATAAAAAACACAGGGGCTTCAATTGTTCTGTCCGGGGACTGCGGATGCCTGATGAATATTACCGGAGCCATGGATTACCATAAAATCTCAATTAAAGGACAGCATATTGCCCAATTTATATGGGAGCGAATCAATGGAGAATAA
- a CDS encoding LutB/LldF family L-lactate oxidation iron-sulfur protein — MENKKFNFKENTAQALLDSRLRKNLKFAMGAMIQKRRAVFSNAQELEKLRVLGNSIRRRALSKLPELLEKLENKCTENGIIVHWAETTNQACEIVLEIMQKHKADKLVKGKSMVSEEMHLNKFLEQHGIEAIETDLGEFIIQLAGETPSHIIVPAIHKNKDEISKLFHEKIPGTPYTEEVEELNAIARKTLRKMFYEGHVGLSGVNMAAAETGTLCLVENEGNGRMCTTVPPVHIAVMGLEKVVEKLEDIPPLIRLLTGSATGQLITTYVNMITSPRKAGEKDGPKEIHLVILDNGRSKILADPQLRQTLQCIRCGTCLNHCPVYTRIGGHAYGFVYPGPIGKILTPQMEGLEKAGAMTTASSLCNACEEVCPVKIPIPELIRRLRNESYDLNGTVQGHGYKKHFMETAAWKAWELVNRIPALNAASTKMAGLFGHMLPKAGPLKEWTHTRTKPVFAQKSLHETVKEQGVAHE; from the coding sequence ATGGAGAATAAAAAATTCAATTTTAAAGAAAACACAGCCCAAGCCTTGTTAGACAGCCGTTTGAGGAAAAATCTGAAATTTGCAATGGGAGCCATGATTCAAAAACGCAGGGCTGTTTTTTCCAATGCGCAGGAGCTTGAAAAACTGAGGGTGCTTGGAAATTCCATACGCCGGAGAGCCTTGTCGAAACTGCCTGAACTTTTAGAAAAGCTTGAAAACAAATGCACGGAAAACGGGATTATCGTCCACTGGGCAGAAACCACAAATCAGGCATGTGAAATCGTGCTTGAAATCATGCAAAAACACAAGGCAGACAAACTTGTTAAGGGCAAATCAATGGTATCCGAAGAAATGCACCTTAACAAATTTCTGGAACAACATGGAATAGAAGCTATTGAAACAGATCTTGGGGAATTTATCATCCAGCTTGCAGGTGAAACACCTTCTCATATAATCGTGCCTGCAATCCATAAGAATAAAGATGAAATCTCAAAGCTGTTTCATGAAAAAATACCCGGCACCCCTTATACCGAGGAAGTAGAAGAACTCAACGCCATTGCCAGAAAGACCCTGAGAAAAATGTTTTATGAAGGGCATGTGGGTTTAAGCGGTGTCAATATGGCTGCTGCTGAAACAGGGACATTGTGCCTGGTTGAAAATGAAGGCAACGGCAGGATGTGTACTACTGTCCCTCCTGTTCACATTGCTGTAATGGGACTTGAAAAGGTTGTTGAAAAGCTTGAAGATATTCCCCCGCTGATCCGCCTGCTCACCGGCTCTGCCACAGGACAGCTTATAACCACCTATGTTAATATGATAACATCCCCGAGAAAAGCCGGTGAAAAAGACGGCCCAAAGGAGATTCACCTGGTTATCTTAGATAACGGCAGATCAAAAATCCTGGCAGACCCTCAACTGCGCCAGACCCTCCAGTGCATCAGGTGCGGAACCTGTCTTAACCACTGCCCTGTTTATACAAGGATAGGGGGACATGCCTACGGCTTTGTTTATCCTGGTCCCATTGGAAAAATCCTGACTCCCCAGATGGAAGGGCTGGAAAAAGCAGGAGCCATGACAACAGCTTCCAGCCTGTGCAATGCGTGTGAAGAGGTCTGCCCTGTTAAAATTCCCATACCTGAACTCATACGAAGGCTGAGAAATGAAAGCTATGATTTAAACGGCACAGTACAAGGACACGGGTATAAAAAACATTTTATGGAAACTGCTGCATGGAAGGCGTGGGAACTTGTCAACCGGATTCCTGCCCTTAATGCTGCCAGTACGAAAATGGCTGGTCTTTTTGGTCATATGCTCCCAAAAGCAGGGCCTTTAAAAGAATGGACTCACACCAGGACAAAACCTGTGTTTGCCCAAAAAAGCCTTCATGAAACAGTAAAAGAACAAGGGGTTGCCCATGAATGA
- a CDS encoding LutC/YkgG family protein, with product MNDNTRTRIFARLESAVQHGSFNISEPGKPEIPDLDKKQKIDLLKKNMEAVRTQVHVVEKEKWIDILKNIIKDKNINSLVYGPGTEIGTVLEQSLGEYREKLIKYDRDIEDFKSIIFESDAGITTTLGAAADTGALILWPDEKEPRLISLVPSIHIAVLKAENIYAGFSQAVEKQRWAEKMPTNALLISGPSKTADIELTLAFGVHGPKELIVLVLD from the coding sequence ATGAATGATAACACACGCACCCGGATTTTTGCCAGACTGGAATCAGCAGTTCAACACGGGAGTTTTAATATTTCAGAGCCTGGAAAACCAGAAATACCAGACCTGGATAAAAAGCAGAAGATTGACTTGCTTAAAAAAAACATGGAAGCAGTCAGAACCCAGGTTCATGTTGTAGAAAAAGAAAAATGGATTGATATTTTAAAAAACATAATCAAGGATAAAAATATTAATTCCCTTGTTTACGGCCCAGGAACAGAGATAGGAACTGTTCTTGAACAATCCCTGGGAGAATACAGAGAAAAACTTATCAAATATGACAGGGATATTGAAGATTTTAAAAGCATAATCTTTGAATCAGATGCAGGAATAACAACTACCCTGGGAGCAGCTGCAGATACAGGCGCTCTTATTTTATGGCCTGATGAAAAAGAACCCCGGCTTATTTCCCTGGTTCCTTCCATACATATTGCAGTTTTAAAAGCTGAAAATATTTATGCCGGTTTTTCACAAGCAGTTGAAAAACAAAGATGGGCAGAAAAAATGCCCACCAACGCCCTGCTGATCTCAGGCCCTTCCAAAACAGCAGACATTGAACTTACCCTGGCTTTTGGGGTTCACGGGCCCAAGGAATTGATTGTCCTGGTTTTGGACTAA
- a CDS encoding nucleotidyltransferase family protein yields MDIKKIKENLQKREQKKKDARLKLFEAALFDFNAIIQMIINRYSPKRIVQWGSLLDSNKFDENSDIDIALEGILDPEKYFALLGDAMELTRFPLDIVQLEKIEPEFAELILLKGKIIYES; encoded by the coding sequence ATGGATATAAAAAAGATAAAAGAAAATCTGCAAAAGCGGGAACAAAAAAAGAAAGATGCCCGGCTCAAGCTTTTTGAAGCTGCATTATTTGATTTTAATGCAATTATTCAAATGATTATAAACAGGTATTCTCCAAAAAGGATTGTCCAGTGGGGTTCCCTTCTGGATTCAAATAAGTTTGATGAAAATTCTGATATTGATATTGCCTTAGAAGGGATTTTGGATCCTGAAAAATATTTTGCATTATTAGGGGATGCAATGGAATTAACCCGGTTTCCCTTAGATATTGTGCAGCTTGAAAAAATTGAGCCTGAATTTGCAGAATTAATCCTGTTAAAAGGAAAGATAATCTATGAATCTTGA
- a CDS encoding J domain-containing protein, whose product MKNVLKRIYKIVRSKTPSPESIVETWLRKKTKTDFGESWEKSSQDTEFKNNYSVPRQIVDDLAAFGLTPPSCLDEVRKARNREIKKYHSDKFMNDPEKLETSKQIMQIYNAAYDRLKVYYDGKNK is encoded by the coding sequence ATGAAAAATGTTTTAAAAAGAATATATAAGATTGTCAGGTCAAAAACCCCGAGTCCTGAATCAATTGTGGAAACATGGCTGAGAAAAAAAACAAAGACTGATTTTGGAGAGTCATGGGAAAAAAGTTCCCAGGACACTGAATTTAAAAATAATTACAGCGTACCCCGGCAAATAGTTGATGATCTTGCTGCATTTGGCTTAACCCCTCCTTCATGTCTTGATGAAGTAAGAAAGGCAAGAAACCGGGAGATAAAAAAATACCATTCAGATAAATTTATGAATGACCCTGAAAAGCTTGAAACATCAAAGCAGATAATGCAGATTTATAATGCTGCTTATGACAGGTTAAAAGTCTATTATGATGGTAAAAATAAATAA
- a CDS encoding ABC transporter permease subunit, protein MTAYFIRRFLLIIPTFIGITIMVFFITRLVPGGPIERMIAQAQQMHAQGSGFSTSSGSEQNQPLSEDQIEALKKYYGFDKPVIVSYFLWLGKVMTGDLGTSTRYYDPVWDMIKERIPISLYFGILSMILGYGICIPLGIAKAVRHKSGFDNLSSIIVFMGYAVPGWVAGVLLLILFSSSWEIFPLGGLISDEFDDFTLIQKAGDILWHTVLPLCAYVIGSFAVMTFLMKNTLMDNLASDYVRTAIAKGLSFKRAVFKHALRNSLIPIATHFGNNISIILSGSFLIEKVFNIDGMGLLGYESVIERDYPVVLGILVISSLLLLTGNILSDICVAVVDPRVQFK, encoded by the coding sequence ATGACAGCATACTTTATCAGGCGTTTTCTTTTGATTATTCCAACTTTTATCGGGATTACCATAATGGTTTTTTTTATTACCCGTTTAGTTCCAGGAGGGCCTATTGAGCGCATGATTGCTCAAGCCCAGCAGATGCATGCTCAGGGTTCAGGTTTCAGCACTTCCTCAGGCAGTGAACAAAACCAGCCTCTTTCTGAAGATCAGATTGAGGCGCTCAAAAAATACTATGGTTTTGATAAACCTGTTATTGTAAGCTATTTTTTATGGCTGGGAAAGGTGATGACCGGTGATTTGGGAACCTCCACGCGATATTACGACCCGGTCTGGGATATGATAAAAGAAAGAATACCCATATCACTTTACTTTGGAATCCTTTCCATGATCCTGGGTTATGGTATATGTATTCCTCTGGGAATTGCAAAAGCTGTCAGACATAAGAGCGGTTTTGATAACCTTTCTTCAATAATTGTATTTATGGGATATGCTGTTCCAGGATGGGTTGCAGGGGTGCTTTTGCTTATTTTATTTTCTTCATCCTGGGAAATTTTTCCATTAGGAGGGCTTATAAGTGATGAATTTGATGATTTTACCTTGATTCAAAAAGCAGGGGATATATTATGGCATACGGTTTTGCCCTTGTGTGCCTATGTTATCGGCTCTTTTGCTGTTATGACATTTTTAATGAAAAATACCTTGATGGATAATCTGGCATCTGACTATGTCAGAACTGCCATTGCCAAAGGGCTTTCTTTCAAAAGAGCAGTGTTTAAACATGCCCTGCGCAACAGCCTTATTCCCATTGCCACACATTTTGGCAATAATATTTCAATAATTCTTTCAGGCTCATTTCTTATTGAAAAGGTGTTTAATATTGACGGCATGGGACTTCTTGGTTATGAATCAGTGATTGAGCGTGATTATCCTGTTGTACTCGGCATACTGGTTATATCTTCTTTATTGCTGCTCACAGGCAATATTTTATCTGATATTTGTGTTGCAGTCGTTGATCCAAGAGTGCAGTTTAAATGA
- a CDS encoding ABC transporter permease, with protein MKLNPLTIKKFKRFKSIHRGYYSFIIFSLMIILSLFAELIINNRALIVCYNDNYFFPSYGNIIPGTTFGLDYEYETNYRKLQKKFQAEGRGSWVLMPVVPFNAYENDLKDNAFPPFAPSIASRHFLGTDAVGRDILARLVYGFRIAIFFSLALLLVNYFIGVTIGCAMGFFGGKFDLFFQRIIEIWSNIPFLYVIIIISSIIVPNFMMLVVIMAFFGWIGITWTMRTVTYKEKAREYVLAARAMGASNFRVIFKHIIPNTISIIVTYAPFSVSGGIVALTSLDYLGFGLPPPTPSWGELLQQGWSNMGAWWIAGSVIAAMNITLITVTFIGEAVREAFDPKLHATYE; from the coding sequence ATGAAACTAAACCCGCTGACCATAAAAAAATTCAAGCGTTTTAAATCCATTCACAGAGGTTATTATTCATTTATAATCTTCAGCCTGATGATTATCCTGTCGCTTTTTGCAGAACTGATTATCAATAACCGTGCCTTGATTGTCTGCTATAATGACAATTATTTTTTCCCTTCCTATGGAAATATTATTCCCGGCACCACCTTTGGGCTTGATTATGAATATGAGACCAATTACCGCAAACTCCAAAAAAAGTTTCAGGCAGAAGGCAGGGGCAGCTGGGTACTTATGCCTGTTGTACCTTTTAATGCTTATGAAAATGATCTAAAGGATAATGCTTTTCCTCCTTTTGCCCCGTCAATAGCATCAAGGCATTTTCTTGGTACTGATGCTGTCGGCCGTGATATACTGGCACGCCTTGTTTACGGATTTCGCATTGCCATATTTTTTTCCCTGGCACTTTTGCTGGTAAATTATTTTATCGGGGTTACTATCGGATGTGCAATGGGATTTTTTGGCGGAAAGTTTGATCTTTTTTTTCAAAGGATTATTGAAATATGGTCTAATATCCCTTTTCTTTATGTTATTATCATAATATCATCCATTATTGTTCCAAATTTTATGATGCTGGTTGTTATTATGGCTTTTTTTGGATGGATCGGGATAACCTGGACCATGAGGACTGTAACCTATAAGGAAAAAGCAAGAGAATATGTACTTGCAGCAAGAGCTATGGGAGCTTCAAATTTCAGGGTTATATTTAAACATATTATTCCCAATACCATATCCATAATTGTTACCTATGCCCCTTTTTCAGTTTCAGGAGGAATAGTTGCCCTGACATCTCTTGACTATCTGGGATTTGGACTTCCTCCGCCTACACCAAGCTGGGGTGAATTATTACAGCAGGGGTGGTCAAATATGGGGGCATGGTGGATTGCCGGGTCTGTGATTGCTGCAATGAATATTACCTTGATTACAGTTACATTTATAGGCGAAGCTGTAAGAGAGGCATTTGATCCAAAGCTTCATGCAACCTATGAATAG
- a CDS encoding response regulator, whose product MTKKNILVVDDEEDILELVRYNLNLAGHEVLCAETGEQALDIARSVKQDLIILDLMLPGINGMEVARILKNDKNTCGVPIIMLTAKGEEQDVVTGLELGADDYVTKPFSPKILNARVQAVIRRQEDKEPGNVENVMPGDSRESIVIEDLVIHPGRHKVEIAGKEIELSFTEFQILLFLSKRPGWVFTRYQIVDAVHGDNYPVTERSVDVQIAGLRKKLGKCGRYIETVRGVGYRFKELKSYS is encoded by the coding sequence ATGACTAAAAAAAACATACTTGTTGTTGATGATGAGGAAGATATCCTGGAGCTGGTAAGATATAATCTGAACCTGGCAGGGCATGAGGTTTTATGTGCTGAAACTGGAGAACAGGCTTTGGATATTGCCAGATCAGTTAAGCAGGATTTAATAATCCTTGATCTTATGCTGCCTGGTATTAATGGAATGGAGGTTGCCAGGATTTTAAAAAATGATAAAAATACCTGTGGGGTTCCCATTATTATGCTGACAGCAAAAGGCGAAGAGCAGGATGTGGTAACAGGCCTTGAACTGGGAGCAGATGATTATGTTACCAAGCCTTTCAGCCCAAAAATTCTTAATGCCCGTGTTCAGGCAGTAATCCGGCGGCAGGAAGATAAAGAACCAGGAAATGTTGAAAACGTCATGCCTGGGGATTCAAGGGAATCCATAGTAATTGAAGACCTTGTAATTCATCCGGGAAGGCATAAAGTGGAGATAGCTGGAAAAGAGATTGAGCTTTCTTTTACTGAATTCCAGATACTGCTGTTTTTAAGTAAGCGGCCTGGATGGGTTTTTACCAGGTACCAGATAGTGGATGCAGTACATGGGGATAATTATCCGGTTACTGAAAGAAGTGTTGATGTCCAGATTGCCGGGCTGAGAAAAAAACTGGGAAAATGCGGCAGATATATTGAAACAGTAAGGGGTGTGGGTTACAGGTTTAAGGAATTAAAATCCTATTCATAG
- a CDS encoding Mrp/NBP35 family ATP-binding protein: MEMIAGGGCDMNKHKKAQTAQDEAVAGSLKKIKNKFIVMSGKGGVGKTSVTVNLAIALANKGYKVGIMDVDIHGPDVPRVLGINKEMLGVNADKKLTPLAYSRNLSAVSIESLSASKDDAIIWRGPVKHSVIRQFIGDVEWGDLDYLLIDAPPGTGDEPLTVAQVISDAKAIIVTTPQEISLADVRKSINFCKTVKMNIFGLIENMSGFSCPHCHQAIDMFGTGGGERTAKDAGINFLGRIPFDPKLVTCGDSGTSYQEAYKDSPVTTAFDNVTKLMSELI, from the coding sequence ATGGAAATGATAGCAGGAGGCGGTTGTGATATGAACAAGCATAAAAAAGCACAGACCGCTCAGGATGAGGCAGTGGCAGGATCATTAAAAAAGATTAAAAACAAATTCATAGTTATGAGCGGCAAAGGCGGTGTTGGTAAAACCAGTGTTACTGTTAATCTTGCCATAGCCCTTGCAAATAAAGGGTATAAAGTAGGTATTATGGATGTAGATATTCATGGTCCTGATGTTCCCAGAGTTCTTGGAATTAACAAAGAAATGCTTGGGGTTAATGCAGACAAAAAACTGACTCCCCTGGCTTATTCCAGGAATTTATCAGCAGTATCAATTGAATCTCTCAGTGCAAGCAAGGATGATGCAATTATCTGGCGGGGACCTGTCAAACATTCAGTTATCAGGCAGTTTATCGGGGATGTGGAATGGGGAGACCTGGATTATCTTTTAATTGATGCTCCTCCTGGAACAGGTGATGAACCTTTGACTGTTGCCCAGGTAATATCAGATGCAAAGGCCATTATTGTTACTACACCCCAGGAAATATCCCTTGCAGATGTTAGAAAATCCATCAATTTCTGTAAAACTGTTAAAATGAATATTTTCGGACTTATTGAAAATATGAGTGGTTTTAGCTGCCCTCATTGTCATCAGGCTATTGATATGTTTGGAACAGGCGGAGGGGAAAGAACTGCTAAAGATGCAGGCATTAATTTCCTGGGAAGAATTCCCTTTGATCCCAAGCTGGTAACCTGTGGAGATTCAGGCACTTCTTACCAGGAGGCATACAAGGATTCTCCTGTAACAACTGCTTTTGACAATGTTACAAAGCTAATGTCTGAACTGATTTAA
- a CDS encoding DUF134 domain-containing protein produces MVRPKKNRVVAFKPDISYFKPRGIPLVDLEEVTMTVDEREAIRLSDLLDMSYEDAGRSMEVSRATFGRIIQRARKVVADALINGKAINVEGGNYSIAGETRIFVCEKCENKWEEPCGTGKPECCPSCQGKYFHRVSE; encoded by the coding sequence ATGGTCAGACCAAAAAAAAACCGTGTTGTGGCGTTTAAACCAGATATCAGTTATTTTAAACCAAGAGGGATTCCCCTGGTTGATCTTGAAGAGGTAACAATGACGGTTGATGAAAGAGAAGCAATTCGCCTTTCAGATCTTCTTGATATGTCATATGAAGATGCAGGACGAAGTATGGAGGTGTCCAGGGCAACATTTGGAAGAATTATTCAGCGCGCCCGTAAAGTGGTTGCTGATGCCCTGATTAACGGCAAAGCAATTAATGTAGAAGGAGGGAACTATTCCATAGCAGGTGAAACAAGAATTTTTGTTTGTGAAAAATGTGAAAATAAATGGGAAGAACCTTGCGGTACAGGAAAACCTGAGTGTTGTCCTTCTTGCCAGGGTAAATATTTTCACAGGGTTTCAGAATAA
- a CDS encoding DnaJ domain-containing protein, whose translation MLTYYLVLNVPFDASDEDIRNRYLQMVKKHTPENDPERFRKITEAYEAIQTERKRIASKLFGSFNVKDYEEALLSLVEAREVKRRGATLHELFQSEKNS comes from the coding sequence ATGTTAACCTATTACCTGGTTTTGAATGTTCCTTTTGATGCTTCAGATGAAGATATTCGAAACCGTTATCTTCAAATGGTTAAAAAACATACACCTGAAAATGATCCTGAAAGGTTTCGTAAAATAACCGAAGCCTATGAAGCAATCCAGACAGAGCGCAAAAGAATTGCCTCAAAATTATTTGGAAGCTTTAATGTAAAAGATTATGAAGAAGCACTTTTATCATTAGTAGAGGCCCGGGAGGTTAAAAGACGTGGTGCAACGTTACATGAGTTATTCCAATCTGAAAAAAACAGCTGA